From a region of the Azospirillum formosense genome:
- a CDS encoding Re/Si-specific NAD(P)(+) transhydrogenase subunit alpha, producing MKIAIPRERRAGENRVAASPETVKKLKALSLEVVVETGAGLGSNLPDRVYQDAGAEIAPDAASALADADIVLKVQRPLLAGEGDLDELALLKRGALLFAILNPYNSRDHVAAYAAAGVNAFAMEFMPRITRAQVMDVLSSQANLAGYKAVVDAASEYGRAYPMMMTAAGTVPPARAFIMGVGVAGLQAIATAKRLGAIVSATDVRPAVKEQVQSLGGSFVAVENDEFKQAETAGGYAKEMSDDYKRQQAALVAEHIKKQDIVITTALIPGRKAPILVTREHVASMKPGSVIIDLAVEQGGNVEGSELGKVVTTENGVKIVGHTNYPSRIAESASLLYAKNLLALLQSLHDKEKGVTLNWDDEIVKAIALTRDGQVVHPAFAGQTV from the coding sequence ATGAAAATCGCCATACCCAGGGAGCGGCGCGCGGGCGAGAATCGCGTCGCGGCTTCTCCGGAGACGGTCAAGAAACTCAAAGCCCTCAGCCTGGAAGTGGTCGTGGAGACCGGGGCCGGTCTGGGCTCGAACCTGCCGGACCGGGTCTATCAGGACGCCGGCGCGGAGATCGCGCCGGACGCCGCGTCGGCGTTGGCCGACGCCGACATCGTGCTGAAGGTGCAGCGCCCGCTGCTGGCCGGGGAAGGGGACCTCGACGAGCTGGCGCTGCTCAAGCGCGGCGCGCTGCTGTTCGCCATCCTCAACCCCTACAACAGCCGCGACCATGTGGCGGCCTACGCGGCGGCCGGGGTCAACGCGTTTGCCATGGAGTTCATGCCGCGCATCACCCGCGCCCAGGTCATGGACGTGCTGTCCTCGCAGGCCAACCTCGCCGGCTACAAGGCGGTGGTGGACGCCGCCAGCGAGTACGGCCGGGCCTACCCGATGATGATGACCGCGGCGGGCACGGTGCCGCCGGCGCGCGCCTTCATCATGGGCGTCGGCGTGGCCGGCCTGCAGGCGATCGCCACGGCCAAGCGGCTGGGCGCCATCGTCTCGGCGACCGACGTGCGTCCGGCGGTCAAGGAGCAGGTGCAGAGCCTCGGCGGCAGCTTCGTCGCGGTGGAGAACGACGAGTTCAAACAGGCCGAGACGGCGGGCGGCTACGCCAAGGAGATGTCCGACGACTACAAGCGCCAGCAGGCGGCGCTGGTGGCCGAGCACATCAAGAAGCAGGACATCGTCATCACCACGGCGCTGATCCCCGGGCGCAAGGCGCCGATCCTGGTGACGCGCGAGCATGTCGCCTCGATGAAGCCGGGCTCGGTGATCATCGATCTGGCGGTCGAGCAGGGCGGCAACGTCGAGGGCTCGGAGCTGGGCAAGGTCGTCACCACGGAGAACGGGGTGAAGATCGTCGGCCACACCAACTACCCCAGCCGCATCGCCGAGAGCGCCTCGCTACTCTACGCCAAGAACCTGCTCGCGCTGCTGCAGTCGCTGCACGACAAGGAGAAGGGCGTCACGCTCAACTGGGACGACGAGATCGTGAAGGCCATCGCGCTCACCCGCGATGGGCAGGTCGTCCATCCCGCCTTCGCCGGCCAGACGGTCTAA
- a CDS encoding DUF2312 domain-containing protein, with protein sequence MSDVGGIAADRLKSFVERIERLEEEKRGLQEDIKEVYSEAKGTGFDTKIIRQIIRLRKMDKADRQEQEAILELYKEALGMVE encoded by the coding sequence ATGTCCGACGTCGGCGGCATTGCGGCGGATCGCCTGAAATCCTTCGTGGAGCGCATCGAGCGCCTGGAAGAAGAGAAGCGCGGCCTGCAGGAGGACATCAAGGAGGTCTACTCCGAGGCCAAGGGCACCGGATTCGACACCAAGATCATCCGCCAGATCATCCGGCTGCGCAAAATGGACAAGGCCGACCGTCAGGAGCAGGAAGCCATCCTGGAACTCTACAAGGAAGCGCTGGGGATGGTGGAGTAA